A window from Alkalicoccobacillus plakortidis encodes these proteins:
- the fmt gene encoding methionyl-tRNA formyltransferase — protein sequence MNIIFMGTPDFAVPVLQELHSKYPVKAVVTQPDRPVGRKKQLTPPPVKIEAERLGLPVIQPEKIRLEWESVAELEPDLIVTAAFGQILPKELLDIPKFNCLNVHASLLPKYRGGAPIHQAIIDGEAETGITIMYMAEKLDAGDILSQTRVAIDESDDVGSLHDKLSKVGAPLLTDTIARLLKGDITPIKQDDSEATFARNISRDMEKLDWNKSGRELYNQIRGLSPWPVAYTTLEGQNLKIWKADYVETSSNTHQPGEIVELSDEGLVISAGDGQRIKVIELQPAGKKRMDAAAFYRGVGSRLSLGTRLGE from the coding sequence ATGAACATTATATTTATGGGAACGCCAGATTTTGCAGTCCCTGTCCTCCAGGAATTGCACTCAAAATATCCAGTTAAAGCTGTGGTGACACAACCAGATCGACCAGTAGGACGGAAGAAACAATTGACACCACCACCAGTAAAAATAGAAGCTGAACGTTTAGGATTACCGGTGATTCAGCCAGAAAAGATTCGTTTAGAATGGGAAAGTGTTGCTGAACTTGAACCTGATTTAATTGTAACGGCAGCCTTTGGGCAAATTTTGCCTAAAGAGCTTTTAGACATCCCAAAATTCAACTGTTTAAATGTTCATGCGTCGCTGCTTCCTAAATATAGAGGTGGTGCTCCAATTCATCAAGCGATTATAGATGGAGAGGCAGAGACAGGCATTACCATTATGTACATGGCAGAAAAACTAGATGCAGGTGATATCCTGAGTCAAACAAGAGTAGCAATAGACGAATCCGATGATGTAGGAAGCTTGCACGATAAGCTTAGTAAAGTTGGAGCTCCTTTGTTAACAGATACGATTGCTCGTTTACTAAAAGGGGATATCACACCAATTAAACAAGATGATTCAGAGGCAACGTTTGCTCGTAACATCTCTCGTGATATGGAGAAGCTTGACTGGAATAAAAGTGGACGTGAGCTCTATAATCAGATCCGTGGGTTAAGTCCTTGGCCGGTTGCTTATACAACTCTCGAAGGACAAAACCTTAAAATCTGGAAAGCAGATTATGTGGAGACCTCGTCAAATACACACCAACCTGGTGAGATCGTTGAGTTGAGTGATGAAGGGCTTGTGATTTCAGCTGGCGATGGTCAAAGGATTAAAGTGATAGAACTACAACCAGCAGGTAAAAAACGGATGGATGCAGCGGCCTTTTATCGTGGTGTAGGATCAAGATTGTCTCTTGGAACAAGGTTAGGAGAATAG
- the coaBC gene encoding bifunctional phosphopantothenoylcysteine decarboxylase/phosphopantothenate--cysteine ligase CoaBC, which produces MLEGKKILLGVTGGIASYKACDLTSKLVQAGAEVKVMMTKSAQEFVQPLTFQALSRNPVYVDTFTEPNPEKIAHIDLADWADICLIAPATANVMAKLANGLADDMVTTTVLATLAPVYIAPTMNINMYNHPAVQENMQKLDTFGYQLLDSTAGYLACGWIGKGRMAEPVDIINVLQARFAQKEPFWSGKKVLITVGPTREPIDPVRYFSNYSSGKMGFALAEAAVEKGAEVVLVTGPTHLEPPAGVTIKQVNSAEEMFQQVTEQFQSAEVTIKAAAVADYHPTITYSQKHKKKQDQWMVELEPTKDILMKLGSTKTADQLLIGFAAESERVAEYAKGKLKKKNLDLIVANDISAEGAGFDGDTNIISIFDRKGGEQSFPLASKKQAANHILETIKSFALEHPANDR; this is translated from the coding sequence ATGCTAGAAGGCAAAAAAATCTTACTTGGTGTTACAGGCGGCATTGCCTCCTATAAAGCCTGCGATCTAACCAGTAAATTAGTCCAAGCTGGTGCCGAGGTAAAGGTTATGATGACTAAGTCTGCGCAGGAATTTGTGCAGCCGCTTACGTTTCAAGCGTTATCAAGAAACCCTGTGTATGTGGATACATTTACAGAACCTAATCCAGAGAAAATCGCTCATATCGATCTTGCAGACTGGGCCGATATTTGTTTAATCGCACCTGCGACAGCAAATGTTATGGCTAAGCTTGCAAACGGACTAGCAGACGATATGGTAACAACAACCGTTTTAGCAACACTTGCACCTGTTTACATAGCTCCAACCATGAATATTAATATGTATAACCATCCTGCAGTACAGGAGAATATGCAAAAGCTTGATACGTTTGGCTATCAATTGCTTGATTCTACTGCAGGTTATTTAGCATGTGGATGGATTGGCAAAGGAAGAATGGCTGAACCAGTTGATATAATAAATGTTTTGCAGGCTCGATTTGCCCAAAAAGAACCGTTTTGGTCGGGGAAAAAAGTGTTAATCACCGTTGGTCCAACTCGTGAACCAATTGACCCTGTAAGGTATTTCTCTAATTATTCATCAGGGAAGATGGGATTTGCTCTGGCTGAAGCTGCTGTTGAAAAGGGTGCTGAGGTTGTTTTGGTTACTGGTCCTACTCATTTAGAACCTCCAGCAGGCGTGACGATTAAACAGGTGAATTCAGCCGAAGAAATGTTTCAGCAAGTGACTGAACAATTTCAATCTGCTGAGGTAACGATTAAAGCAGCAGCAGTTGCCGACTATCATCCGACGATCACTTATTCTCAAAAACATAAAAAGAAACAAGACCAATGGATGGTTGAGCTTGAGCCAACCAAGGATATCTTAATGAAACTCGGATCTACAAAAACAGCGGATCAGCTTTTAATAGGTTTTGCTGCTGAATCAGAAAGAGTTGCAGAATATGCAAAGGGCAAGTTAAAGAAAAAGAATTTAGATTTGATTGTGGCAAATGATATCTCAGCTGAAGGTGCTGGGTTTGATGGTGATACTAATATCATTTCCATTTTTGATCGAAAAGGTGGAGAACAATCCTTCCCGCTTGCCAGCAAAAAACAAGCAGCTAACCATATTCTAGAAACAATTAAAAGCTTTGCATTGGAGCATCCGGCAAATGATCGCTAG
- the rpoZ gene encoding DNA-directed RNA polymerase subunit omega — protein MLYPSIDSLMEKLDSKYTLVTVSSRRAREISEDARRGPLVKKPQSYKAVGMALEEIVEDHLTFERLQPEDTFE, from the coding sequence ATGTTATATCCATCAATTGATTCTCTAATGGAGAAATTGGATTCAAAGTATACGTTAGTAACAGTATCATCAAGACGTGCTCGTGAAATTAGTGAAGATGCTCGTAGAGGTCCACTAGTTAAGAAGCCTCAATCATATAAAGCAGTAGGCATGGCATTGGAAGAAATCGTTGAAGACCATCTAACATTTGAACGTTTGCAGCCTGAAGACACTTTTGAATAA
- the gmk gene encoding guanylate kinase yields MKKEKGLLLVLSGPAGVGKGTVCGALRKEETDIQYSVSATTRKPRAGEVDGVNYFFKSHEQFQTMIAENKLLEWAEYVGNFYGTPVDYVRETLDKGQDIILEIEVQGAMKVRERFPEGVFIFLMPPSLAELRNRIVGRGTETAEVIDQRMTVAKEEIDLMKMYDYVVENDAVDGAVNRIKSIVTAEHCKRVRLIEKYKELVEVE; encoded by the coding sequence ATGAAAAAAGAAAAAGGCCTGCTTTTAGTTTTGTCAGGTCCCGCGGGAGTAGGAAAAGGAACTGTATGTGGTGCCTTACGTAAAGAAGAAACCGACATTCAGTATTCAGTTTCTGCAACAACTCGTAAGCCAAGGGCCGGTGAAGTAGATGGAGTCAACTATTTCTTCAAGAGCCATGAACAGTTCCAAACGATGATCGCTGAAAATAAGCTACTCGAATGGGCTGAATATGTAGGGAATTTCTACGGTACACCAGTTGATTACGTTCGTGAAACATTGGACAAAGGACAGGATATCATCTTAGAAATTGAAGTCCAAGGTGCAATGAAAGTGCGTGAACGATTCCCTGAAGGTGTGTTCATTTTCTTAATGCCTCCAAGTCTAGCGGAGCTAAGAAATCGCATTGTTGGTCGAGGTACAGAAACGGCTGAAGTTATTGATCAACGCATGACTGTAGCCAAAGAAGAGATTGATTTGATGAAGATGTATGATTATGTGGTAGAAAATGATGCAGTTGATGGTGCAGTAAATCGCATTAAATCAATAGTAACAGCAGAACATTGTAAAAGAGTGCGGTTAATTGAAAAATACAAAGAACTTGTGGAGGTTGAATAG
- the remA gene encoding extracellular matrix/biofilm regulator RemA, with the protein MSIRLINIGFGNIVSANRIISIVSPESAPIKRIIQDARDRNMLIDATYGRRTRAVIVADSDHVILSAVQPETVAQRLTVKEDNSDDS; encoded by the coding sequence ATGAGTATACGTTTAATAAATATAGGATTTGGCAACATTGTTTCAGCGAACCGGATTATCTCAATCGTGAGCCCGGAATCTGCACCGATTAAACGTATTATCCAAGATGCGCGCGACCGGAATATGCTGATTGATGCTACTTATGGACGCAGAACACGTGCAGTGATTGTTGCTGACAGTGATCATGTAATCTTAAGTGCCGTTCAGCCAGAAACAGTGGCTCAGCGACTTACTGTAAAAGAAGACAATTCCGACGATTCATAA
- a CDS encoding dihydroorotate dehydrogenase, producing MSRLQVNIPGLSMKNPIMPASGCFGFGKEYAEFYDLSELGAIAIKATTAEPRFGNPTPRVAETKAGMLNAIGLQNPGLHAVIQNELPRLANYDVPILANVAGSEMDDYIEVAETISKVENVHALELNISCPNVKKGGIAFGTIPEVAAELTREVKRVSSVPVYVKLSPNIADIVTMAKAVEAAGADGLSMINTLLGSRIDIRTRKPILANQYGGLSGPAIKPVAIRMIHQVSQAVEIPIIGMGGVQTVEDVIEFLLAGASAVAVGTANFVDPTICPTLIKKLPAMLDELGVDSVEDIIGGSWRETCSLH from the coding sequence ATGAGTCGATTACAGGTGAATATTCCGGGGCTTTCCATGAAAAATCCGATTATGCCTGCATCAGGTTGCTTTGGATTTGGAAAAGAATATGCTGAGTTTTATGACCTAAGTGAACTTGGTGCGATTGCGATCAAAGCAACAACGGCAGAGCCACGCTTTGGCAATCCTACTCCTCGAGTAGCGGAGACAAAAGCAGGCATGCTTAACGCGATTGGTTTACAAAATCCAGGATTACATGCGGTTATCCAAAATGAGCTTCCTAGGCTTGCAAACTATGACGTACCGATTCTGGCAAATGTGGCAGGTTCTGAGATGGACGATTACATTGAGGTAGCTGAAACCATTTCTAAAGTTGAAAATGTTCATGCCCTTGAATTAAATATTTCCTGTCCAAATGTTAAAAAAGGCGGGATTGCATTTGGAACCATTCCAGAAGTTGCAGCAGAATTAACTCGTGAAGTGAAACGAGTTTCATCCGTACCTGTTTATGTGAAGCTTTCCCCTAATATTGCCGATATCGTCACAATGGCTAAAGCTGTAGAAGCTGCCGGCGCCGATGGTCTGTCTATGATTAATACCTTACTTGGATCGCGGATTGATATTCGAACTAGGAAACCCATTTTAGCAAATCAGTACGGTGGTTTATCAGGCCCAGCTATTAAACCAGTTGCCATTCGGATGATTCATCAGGTTAGTCAAGCAGTTGAGATTCCGATTATTGGGATGGGTGGAGTGCAAACGGTTGAGGATGTCATTGAGTTTTTGCTTGCTGGTGCAAGTGCCGTAGCAGTGGGTACAGCAAATTTTGTTGATCCAACTATTTGCCCAACATTAATTAAAAAGCTTCCCGCCATGCTTGATGAATTAGGTGTTGATTCCGTTGAAGATATTATTGGAGGGAGTTGGAGAGAAACATGCAGTCTCCATTAA
- a CDS encoding dihydroorotate dehydrogenase electron transfer subunit yields the protein MLNIVKQRTIARNIFELTCSGELVQEMREPGQFLHVKIDEYDDLLLRRPISICDVDLEKNEMKMIYRAEGEGTTRLSTKTSDTSIDTLGPLGHGFPVDEAKPGESVLLVGGGIGVPPLYYLGKELVKKGVHVTTVLGFQSEQDVFYEQEFQKLGPVYVATVDGSFGVKGFVTDAIDKHELSFDVLYSCGPTPMLASLTQRYREQRVFLSLEERMGCGIGACFACVCHIEADPDGVVYRKVCTDGPVFPVGEVVL from the coding sequence ATGCTGAATATTGTTAAACAACGTACGATCGCCCGCAACATTTTTGAATTAACATGTTCAGGAGAGCTAGTTCAAGAGATGCGTGAGCCAGGACAATTTTTACATGTAAAAATTGATGAATATGATGATTTACTCTTAAGACGCCCCATAAGTATTTGTGATGTAGATCTAGAAAAAAATGAAATGAAAATGATTTACCGTGCAGAGGGCGAGGGTACAACTCGCCTTTCTACCAAGACATCGGATACTTCTATTGACACGTTAGGACCGCTTGGGCACGGTTTTCCGGTAGATGAAGCAAAGCCGGGAGAATCGGTTTTGCTTGTTGGTGGAGGCATTGGTGTGCCACCACTCTATTACCTAGGTAAAGAGTTAGTGAAAAAAGGCGTACACGTCACAACGGTACTCGGCTTTCAATCGGAGCAGGATGTGTTTTATGAACAGGAATTCCAAAAGCTTGGTCCTGTTTATGTAGCAACAGTCGATGGCTCTTTTGGAGTTAAGGGTTTTGTGACAGATGCGATCGATAAACATGAATTATCATTTGATGTGCTTTATTCCTGTGGACCAACACCGATGCTTGCCTCACTCACACAGAGGTATCGCGAGCAGCGTGTATTTTTATCATTAGAGGAAAGAATGGGCTGTGGCATTGGTGCATGTTTCGCCTGTGTCTGTCATATTGAAGCCGATCCAGACGGCGTGGTTTATCGTAAAGTATGTACCGATGGACCGGTCTTTCCAGTAGGGGAGGTTGTTTTATGA
- the carB gene encoding carbamoyl-phosphate synthase large subunit, with translation MGKRTDINKILVIGSGPIVIGQAAEFDYAGTQACQALKEEGYEVILINSNPATIMTDTTMADRVYIEPITLEFVSRIIRQEQPDGILATLGGQTGLNMAMELEQSGILDTYKIELLGTKLDAIQQAEDREQFRSLMYELNEPVPESEIVHTLEEALHFVKTIGYPVIVRPAYTLGGTGGGIVHNEEELTEIVTSGLKYSPVTQCLVEKSIAGFKEVEYEVMRDSKNQAIVVCNMENFDPVGVHTGDSIVAAPSQTLTDRDYQMLRNSSLSIIRALGIEGGCNVQFALDADSNDYYIIEVNPRVSRSSALASKATGYPIAKMAAKIAVGYSLDELKNPITGTTYASFEPALDYVVTKIPRWPFDKFEAANRRLGTQMKATGEVMAIGRSFEESILKAVRSLEAGYDHLIDPDMPALSTEDLLKKISRPDDQRMFALAELLRRGIELEQLHDCTKIDFFFLQKLERIVQLEHELLENRNNDELLYKAKRMGFADSYLARIWGMEESELYQTRKDKGIVPVYKMVDTCAAEFESNTPYFYGTYEQENESHRTEQKSILVLGSGPIRIGQGIEFDYATVHSVWAIREAGYEAIIMNNNPETVSTDFSTSDKLYFEPLTIEDVMHVVDLEQPEGVIVQFGGQTAINLADELEARGVKIIGTSLENMDRAENRDKFEQALIELDIPQPLGRTATSVEEAVVIATDIGYPVLVRPSYVLGGRAMEIVYKEAELLNYMANAVKVNPKHPVLIDRYLTGKELEVDAISDGENVFIPGIMEHIERAGVHSGDSIAVYPSQSVPEELKQRLIDRTIAIARGLKIVGLLNIQFVWHKDDVYVLEVNPRSSRTVPFLSKITGVSMANLATKVMLGKSLPELGYETGYQPEPKEVSVKVPVFSFAKLRRVDITLGPEMKSTGEVMGRDTTLEKALYKGLIASGMKIPTHGSVLFTIADKDKEEAMSLVHRFHRIGYSLQATAGTAKLIKEAGIPVQVVNKIGEEKPHLLDTIRQGHAQFVINTLTRGKQTARDGFRIRRESVENGVVCLTSIDTADALLRVLESITFSSESMPAMQTKA, from the coding sequence GTGGGGAAACGAACAGATATAAATAAAATTTTGGTAATAGGATCAGGTCCAATTGTAATCGGTCAGGCTGCAGAGTTTGATTATGCCGGAACACAAGCATGTCAGGCATTAAAAGAAGAAGGTTATGAAGTCATTTTGATTAACTCCAACCCAGCTACAATCATGACGGATACAACAATGGCTGATCGAGTGTATATTGAACCGATCACACTTGAATTTGTTAGCCGAATCATTCGTCAAGAGCAACCGGATGGTATTTTAGCAACATTAGGTGGACAGACAGGCCTAAACATGGCGATGGAGCTTGAACAATCAGGTATTCTTGATACTTACAAAATTGAACTTCTTGGAACAAAGCTAGATGCCATCCAACAGGCTGAAGATCGTGAGCAATTCCGCTCGCTTATGTATGAATTAAATGAGCCGGTTCCAGAAAGTGAGATTGTTCATACGCTTGAAGAGGCTCTTCATTTTGTCAAAACCATTGGTTATCCAGTAATTGTGCGTCCAGCGTATACACTAGGAGGCACAGGTGGTGGAATTGTTCACAATGAAGAGGAACTAACTGAAATTGTTACTAGTGGGTTAAAATACAGTCCTGTGACACAATGCTTAGTGGAGAAAAGCATTGCTGGTTTTAAAGAAGTTGAATATGAAGTAATGCGAGATAGCAAAAACCAAGCGATTGTGGTTTGTAATATGGAAAACTTTGATCCGGTTGGCGTACACACAGGCGATTCTATCGTTGCAGCGCCAAGCCAAACGTTAACCGATCGTGATTATCAGATGCTGCGTAATTCCTCTCTTTCCATTATCCGTGCATTAGGTATTGAAGGAGGGTGTAACGTCCAATTTGCACTCGATGCGGATAGTAATGATTATTATATTATTGAGGTGAATCCTCGTGTAAGTAGGTCTTCAGCTTTGGCATCAAAGGCGACTGGATATCCGATTGCTAAAATGGCTGCCAAAATTGCTGTTGGTTACAGCCTAGATGAGTTAAAGAATCCAATTACGGGAACAACCTATGCAAGCTTTGAACCGGCACTGGATTATGTCGTTACTAAAATTCCACGTTGGCCGTTTGATAAATTCGAAGCAGCCAATCGTCGTTTGGGAACACAAATGAAAGCAACCGGCGAGGTAATGGCAATTGGTCGCTCGTTTGAAGAATCGATTTTAAAAGCCGTTCGTTCACTTGAAGCAGGATATGACCACTTGATTGATCCCGACATGCCTGCACTCTCAACAGAAGATCTGTTAAAGAAAATTTCACGACCCGATGATCAGCGTATGTTTGCTTTAGCTGAGCTGCTGCGTCGTGGTATTGAGCTTGAGCAGTTACATGACTGCACAAAAATTGATTTCTTCTTCTTGCAAAAACTTGAGCGCATCGTTCAACTTGAACATGAGTTACTAGAAAATCGTAACAATGACGAGCTTTTATATAAAGCGAAACGTATGGGATTTGCCGATTCGTACCTAGCAAGAATTTGGGGTATGGAGGAATCAGAATTATACCAAACACGCAAAGATAAAGGAATTGTTCCTGTATATAAGATGGTTGATACGTGTGCAGCAGAATTTGAATCGAACACACCTTATTTCTACGGGACATATGAACAAGAAAATGAATCGCATCGTACAGAGCAAAAAAGCATCCTAGTTCTGGGTTCTGGACCTATCCGTATTGGTCAAGGAATTGAGTTTGATTATGCAACTGTACACTCAGTGTGGGCCATCCGTGAAGCGGGTTATGAAGCGATCATTATGAATAATAATCCGGAAACTGTCTCAACTGATTTTAGTACATCTGATAAGCTCTACTTTGAACCTTTAACCATTGAAGATGTAATGCATGTGGTTGATCTGGAACAACCAGAAGGCGTGATTGTTCAGTTTGGTGGGCAAACGGCGATTAACCTGGCAGATGAACTTGAGGCTCGTGGTGTGAAAATTATCGGAACATCACTTGAAAACATGGATCGTGCCGAGAATCGAGATAAGTTTGAACAAGCCTTAATTGAGCTTGATATTCCGCAACCTTTAGGACGCACAGCTACTTCTGTTGAGGAAGCAGTAGTGATTGCTACAGACATCGGCTATCCAGTGTTGGTTCGACCTTCTTATGTACTTGGAGGACGAGCAATGGAGATTGTGTATAAAGAGGCAGAGCTGTTAAATTACATGGCAAATGCCGTAAAAGTAAATCCAAAGCACCCGGTTCTCATTGACCGTTACCTAACCGGAAAAGAGCTAGAAGTAGATGCGATTTCCGATGGAGAAAATGTTTTTATCCCAGGTATCATGGAGCATATTGAGCGTGCAGGTGTTCACTCTGGTGATTCGATTGCCGTCTATCCGTCACAATCTGTGCCAGAAGAGCTTAAACAGCGTTTAATTGACCGTACGATTGCAATTGCTCGCGGACTTAAAATTGTTGGACTGTTGAATATCCAGTTTGTTTGGCATAAGGACGATGTCTATGTGCTTGAGGTGAACCCACGCTCTAGCCGTACGGTTCCGTTCCTAAGTAAAATTACAGGTGTATCAATGGCGAATCTGGCGACTAAGGTTATGCTTGGAAAATCACTGCCAGAGTTAGGGTATGAAACCGGCTATCAGCCAGAACCAAAAGAAGTTTCAGTAAAAGTGCCTGTGTTCTCATTTGCTAAGCTGCGTCGAGTTGATATCACACTCGGACCAGAGATGAAATCAACAGGAGAAGTGATGGGTCGTGATACAACACTTGAAAAAGCATTGTACAAAGGGCTTATAGCTTCTGGAATGAAGATTCCGACTCACGGTTCTGTTCTATTCACAATTGCTGACAAAGACAAGGAAGAGGCAATGAGTTTAGTTCATCGCTTCCACCGAATTGGTTATAGCCTACAGGCAACGGCTGGAACTGCCAAACTGATTAAAGAAGCAGGAATTCCTGTGCAGGTAGTTAATAAAATTGGTGAAGAAAAGCCACACTTGCTTGATACCATTCGTCAAGGGCATGCCCAATTTGTAATTAACACCCTAACTAGAGGAAAACAAACGGCAAGAGATGGATTCCGTATACGCCGAGAATCTGTTGAAAATGGAGTTGTATGTTTAACTTCTATTGATACGGCAGATGCGTTACTTCGAGTGCTTGAATCCATTACATTCTCATCAGAGAGTATGCCTGCAATGCAGACAAAGGCTTAA
- the carA gene encoding glutamine-hydrolyzing carbamoyl-phosphate synthase small subunit, which yields MKKQLVLENGEVLVGEGFGADVEMSGEVVFNTGMTGYQEILSDPSYCAQIVTLTYPLIGNYGINRDDFESISPAIHGLIVREVELAPSHWRNEESLDTLLKAKGIPGLAGIDTRKLTRMIREIGTLKGRICSMDVDTEKVAAELRESETMRNQVATVSTKDPYHVPGKGKRVVLIDCGMKHGILLELIERNCDVVVVPFHTPAEEIIRLGADGVLVSNGPGNPEDVPETIQTVKDLIGKVPLFGICLGHQLLALASGATTSKLRFGHRGSNHPVRELATGAIDITAQNHGYTVDLESLEGTNLEVTHLAVNDETVEGLAHIEYPTFSVQYHPEASPGPQDANHLFDQFMKLMNTTHTAKVLA from the coding sequence ATGAAAAAGCAGCTTGTTTTAGAAAATGGAGAAGTGTTAGTAGGAGAAGGTTTTGGTGCTGATGTGGAAATGAGTGGTGAGGTTGTTTTTAATACAGGAATGACAGGTTATCAGGAAATATTATCTGACCCCTCATACTGTGCACAAATCGTTACGCTAACGTATCCACTCATTGGTAACTACGGAATCAACCGTGATGACTTTGAATCAATCAGCCCGGCCATTCACGGACTGATTGTTCGCGAGGTCGAACTTGCTCCAAGCCACTGGCGGAATGAAGAATCACTGGATACATTATTAAAAGCAAAAGGCATCCCAGGACTAGCGGGTATTGATACTCGTAAATTAACTCGTATGATCAGGGAAATTGGAACATTAAAAGGCCGAATCTGTTCAATGGATGTTGATACAGAAAAAGTAGCCGCAGAACTTCGCGAAAGTGAAACCATGCGAAATCAAGTAGCAACGGTGTCAACAAAAGACCCATATCATGTTCCTGGTAAAGGAAAAAGAGTTGTGTTGATAGATTGTGGGATGAAGCACGGTATTTTACTTGAACTAATCGAACGTAACTGTGACGTTGTTGTGGTCCCATTCCATACACCAGCGGAAGAAATTATTCGTTTAGGTGCTGATGGTGTGCTTGTCAGTAACGGACCTGGTAATCCAGAAGATGTGCCAGAAACCATTCAAACCGTGAAAGACCTTATTGGAAAAGTACCGCTGTTCGGCATTTGTTTAGGGCATCAATTGCTTGCGTTAGCCTCGGGTGCTACGACAAGTAAGTTACGTTTTGGTCATCGTGGGTCAAACCATCCAGTTAGAGAGCTTGCAACAGGGGCTATTGATATCACTGCACAAAATCACGGTTACACAGTTGACTTAGAATCACTAGAAGGTACAAATCTTGAGGTTACACATCTTGCTGTTAATGACGAGACAGTTGAAGGATTAGCACATATTGAGTATCCAACCTTTAGTGTGCAATACCATCCTGAGGCATCACCAGGACCACAGGATGCCAACCACTTATTTGATCAATTTATGAAGTTAATGAATACCACACATACAGCAAAAGTATTAGCGTAG
- a CDS encoding dihydroorotase — MGTKLINGQVLSSDGKQVQKDLFIINGLIQYEAGSNEISRTIDLEGKLVLPGLVDAHVHLREPGGEKKETIETGTKAAAKGGFTTIAAMPNTRPVPDTPEQMEWLVNRAKQTGSVRVLPYASITTRQLGQELTNFQGLKEAGAFAFTDDGVGVQSAGVMLEAMKRAAAVDMAIVAHCEENTLIQDGAVHEGNFSREQGINGIPAVCESVHIARDVLLAEAAGAHYHVCHISTKESVRVVRDAKKAGIRVTAEVTPHHLLLCEDDIPGLDTNYKMNPPLRGRDDQQALIEGLLDGTIDFIATDHAPHTEEEKDAPMERAPFGIVGLETAFPLLYTELVKKEVITLKQLVDWLTIIPAKTFNLQAGTLEAGAKADITVIDLEQTEPIQKHRFLSKGINTPFEDWTCVGWPIKTFVDGNMVWEKGTVS, encoded by the coding sequence ATGGGGACAAAGCTAATAAACGGACAGGTACTATCTAGTGACGGTAAGCAAGTCCAAAAGGATCTTTTTATCATTAACGGACTTATTCAATATGAGGCAGGATCAAATGAGATCTCTCGGACAATTGATTTAGAAGGTAAACTCGTTCTTCCGGGATTGGTTGATGCACATGTTCACCTCCGCGAGCCAGGTGGCGAGAAAAAAGAAACAATTGAAACAGGCACAAAAGCAGCAGCAAAGGGTGGATTTACAACCATTGCAGCAATGCCTAATACACGACCGGTTCCAGATACACCTGAACAAATGGAATGGCTGGTTAATCGAGCGAAGCAGACGGGTTCTGTTCGTGTGCTTCCTTATGCTTCCATTACAACGAGACAACTTGGGCAGGAATTAACAAATTTCCAAGGCTTAAAAGAGGCAGGAGCCTTTGCTTTTACTGATGATGGAGTAGGTGTTCAATCTGCTGGTGTTATGTTAGAAGCAATGAAACGCGCGGCGGCTGTGGATATGGCCATTGTTGCTCACTGTGAAGAAAATACACTGATTCAAGACGGTGCTGTTCATGAAGGGAACTTCTCAAGAGAACAGGGTATAAACGGCATTCCGGCTGTTTGCGAATCGGTACATATTGCACGGGATGTGTTGCTTGCTGAAGCGGCAGGAGCTCACTATCACGTGTGCCATATAAGTACTAAGGAATCTGTACGAGTTGTACGGGACGCCAAAAAAGCTGGTATTCGCGTAACAGCAGAGGTGACGCCGCACCATTTACTTTTATGTGAGGATGATATTCCTGGATTAGATACAAATTATAAAATGAATCCTCCTCTTAGAGGTCGCGATGATCAGCAGGCGTTAATTGAAGGTTTACTTGACGGCACCATTGATTTTATTGCAACGGATCATGCTCCACATACGGAAGAAGAAAAAGATGCACCAATGGAGAGAGCACCGTTCGGTATCGTTGGATTAGAAACAGCTTTTCCTCTGCTTTATACAGAGCTAGTTAAAAAAGAAGTCATTACGTTAAAGCAATTAGTTGATTGGTTGACGATTATTCCAGCCAAAACGTTTAACCTTCAAGCAGGTACACTTGAAGCCGGTGCAAAAGCAGATATTACGGTGATTGATCTTGAACAAACAGAACCGATTCAAAAACATCGCTTTTTATCAAAAGGAATTAACACACCGTTTGAAGACTGGACATGCGTTGGATGGCCAATAAAAACATTTGTAGATGGAAATATGGTATGGGAAAAGGGGACCGTTTCATGA